The Mammaliicoccus sciuri genome window below encodes:
- a CDS encoding TRAP transporter substrate-binding protein, with the protein MKKFLLLILSVFTVLYGCQQSDAQDKDVKTLTLAHNQSTTHPVHKSLVEFKNEVEKESHGKLKIKIYANGQLGSEREAIEMTQTNAIQFTKVSASALESFSESYSLFSMPYLFKSQDSFRSIMKKPEVQNSFFNTTKDNGFVGITYYDAGIRNIYTKDREIKTNKDLHGLKIRVQPSKTSVQLVKSLGGTPTPMAFGEVYTALQSGVIDAAENNETALTDNKHGEVAKNYYNTEHAIVPDILIMNKDAYNDLTKEEKGWIKSAARSSTEKHEVIWDKAIKEAIKSAKKDMNVKFHDVDKTSFEKAVKPLQEEFKNNKGTEKQYKLIKEPEQNE; encoded by the coding sequence ATGAAAAAATTTTTACTGTTAATTCTAAGCGTATTCACTGTTTTGTATGGATGCCAACAAAGTGACGCACAAGATAAAGATGTTAAGACTTTAACATTAGCACATAATCAATCAACAACACATCCAGTACATAAATCGTTAGTAGAATTTAAAAACGAAGTAGAAAAGGAATCTCATGGTAAATTAAAAATTAAAATATATGCGAACGGACAACTTGGAAGTGAACGGGAAGCAATTGAAATGACACAAACAAATGCCATTCAATTTACAAAAGTGTCAGCAAGTGCACTTGAAAGTTTCTCTGAATCGTATTCTTTATTTAGTATGCCATATCTATTTAAATCTCAAGATAGTTTCCGATCTATTATGAAAAAACCTGAAGTACAAAATTCATTCTTTAATACAACTAAAGATAACGGATTTGTAGGTATTACTTACTATGATGCTGGAATAAGAAATATTTATACAAAAGATAGAGAAATAAAGACGAATAAAGATTTACATGGTTTGAAAATTCGTGTTCAACCTAGTAAAACAAGTGTGCAACTTGTTAAGTCATTAGGTGGTACGCCAACTCCTATGGCTTTTGGTGAAGTTTATACTGCACTTCAATCTGGTGTTATTGATGCAGCTGAGAATAATGAAACAGCATTGACGGACAATAAACATGGAGAAGTCGCAAAGAATTATTATAATACAGAGCACGCTATCGTTCCTGATATTTTAATTATGAACAAGGATGCATACAATGATTTAACGAAAGAAGAAAAAGGATGGATAAAAAGCGCAGCAAGATCATCTACTGAAAAACACGAAGTCATCTGGGATAAAGCCATTAAAGAAGCAATCAAATCAGCTAAAAAAGACATGAATGTTAAATTCCATGATGTAGATAAAACTTCATTCGAAAAGGCTGTAAAACCTCTACAAGAAGAATTTAAAAATAATAAAGGAACTGAAAAACAATACAAATTGATTAAGGAGCCAGAACAAAATGAATAA
- a CDS encoding TRAP transporter small permease yields the protein MNKLTHYIDRTLLSVSGVLITVMVILSVWQVITRYILNTPSTTSEEIIRFLLIWFALLSAAYVFGKKKHIAILFIREKFPLKAQLFIERLTNIIILLVALILMIYGGIKIVALTWTQYAPATGVSMALMYGALPISGLFIAFYSIRGIITNELPENDEGGEV from the coding sequence ATGAATAAATTAACACATTATATTGATAGAACTTTGCTTTCTGTGTCTGGTGTATTGATAACTGTAATGGTCATTTTATCAGTTTGGCAAGTGATAACACGATATATATTGAACACGCCAAGTACGACAAGTGAAGAAATCATTCGCTTCTTGTTAATCTGGTTTGCATTGTTAAGTGCAGCATATGTATTTGGTAAGAAAAAGCATATTGCAATTTTATTTATAAGAGAAAAGTTTCCTCTTAAAGCACAGTTATTTATAGAAAGACTCACGAATATCATTATTTTATTAGTTGCTTTAATTTTGATGATATATGGTGGTATTAAAATTGTAGCACTTACTTGGACTCAATATGCACCAGCTACAGGTGTTTCAATGGCGCTAATGTATGGTGCGTTACCTATATCAGGACTTTTTATTGCATTTTATTCAATTCGAGGCATTATTACGAATGAGTTACCAGAAAATGATGAAGGCGGTGAAGTGTAA